A genome region from Psychrobacter jeotgali includes the following:
- a CDS encoding UvrD-helicase domain-containing protein produces the protein MTDITDIDTPLNLANDNINGTSESSAAPTNKSEEDNSSESSADVVPAVEVALSGRHLIEASAGTGKTWTLTGIVLRLLIEARRAPEQIIATTFTRAAAAEMRQRIHDRLVDFYQLLQWLNSLSANPDNKDDLYPSALQVKPDEGKEKQDQKGSHSTDETDATGFNQSLNQDLAYDKKAATQKCTQIKEQAKKQRETWLVEQAKYARLEDIMQDRINLHLVGYLLDNVYTYSIAEATRRTALVLTTLDRLFVGTLDSLAQKWLKEYSSETGHQQGMGIIEDSAIEQVTDSIIHDELRQFQSRLYYEQPKLYALLDQQGKLTAVSDHKKFVTRSLNFISAPIDEISLDEDFDFSAYEQLLDEFGELDLADIQPYLDPDYRKSQGFHGGSNLFKQFDAIVEVQQKIAEHQLRFTSHLSERETKILTSLKDSRYPNEEGKIKNFKKNTEKQHEAFYKLETIKKLMAILDRVEKLDRHIIFLLATLNRHIVLAVRNRLPVILEERGETTYSLQMVRLNQALTGRQGQKLARYIRHHYPVALIDESQDINGEQAIMIESIYLPKRSKPSATDKASATKKSRHEFLLLVGDPKQAIYGFRGGDVANYNYMKAQFDKSSLWTLDINRRSNAGVINALNCWFGMPAATTTDNKLAQLGSGIYYQHIKAAKPENQLSWFNAPDSQNSQSQLVTEVLSNQPVSLLHLPDGKDTELEYDEFEITARHIATLLNSAQTLDGKPIQPSDIGVLARAKKDLKRVEDELVKLNVPTLTTSDVSIFETIMAEDVAALLSAMLYPYRHDIINRVLTSHLYGLSIKDVKAMMTAHESGHESKMLDTSNTVLNNQTINNKTIDNKKSYQDFISYIKEGAQRWQHFGILSALHYLLDKSPVQSQGVWQALAAHKDGDRHIMDLRHVMDVLAQFGIGMGEHELLAWFRQHIEAAPNSDWAKQYPLPTESGVQLMTIHKSKGLEFPIVYVLGMGDASRKSGNKEQYGLYLYNNQQAPTLLAQQATGNQRRFSPVQASATTESYFTDIETQEGFDELRRLGYVAFTRASEQLYVVLKDPTNKSGFDLKPVFYWFDSEEAKFELPDRLKGTIGMLRAHNVNGFYDNNYAKTKGLNNDAKLVTTKPTTEPIEYADFAEVMKTSYFYGWAKTSFTALARQLDESTQAIAVVDERIDDAIDIDMTETSVAVGTSLNINESLEPVGKLSLKSTDDIRFTFVKGANAGTFLHEIFEKIDFNDKSNWSHVIDRAISSYQLPLVYSSAEQQSRILQAKQKQGSHSLDLDTIDLDTIDLKTIDLKTIDLKTIDLKTIDVSAHEALITWIEEVLAAPLLASNQPLQSIDANKRFAELEFNMGLSETFRAQDINNLFEQYLPNETDKHVNLVPQNKAHLYRYLRGEIDLVYEHAGKYYVVDYKSNFLGNSLSDYNENTLKQAMSKAGYWLQAAIYQVALHRFLAIRISDYEGNEDKYLGAVEYVFLRGTYDSNATVSPSNDSSDRSDPMFNYRYGLVTWDIPIDFIKALDALFGIPN, from the coding sequence ATGACCGACATTACTGATATCGACACGCCGCTGAACTTAGCTAACGATAATATAAATGGCACTTCAGAATCATCTGCTGCGCCTACTAATAAGTCTGAGGAAGATAATAGTAGTGAGAGTAGCGCAGATGTAGTGCCCGCGGTTGAGGTTGCGCTGAGCGGTCGGCACCTTATTGAAGCCTCAGCGGGTACGGGTAAAACGTGGACGCTAACAGGTATCGTGCTGCGTCTGCTGATTGAAGCACGGCGCGCACCAGAGCAAATCATTGCTACTACCTTTACCCGAGCGGCTGCTGCGGAGATGCGTCAGCGTATTCACGACCGTTTGGTCGATTTTTATCAGTTATTGCAGTGGCTAAATAGCCTAAGCGCTAATCCTGATAATAAGGACGATTTATATCCCAGTGCATTACAGGTAAAACCTGATGAGGGTAAAGAAAAGCAAGACCAAAAAGGTAGTCACTCAACTGATGAGACTGACGCTACCGGTTTTAATCAAAGTCTTAACCAGGACCTTGCTTATGATAAAAAAGCCGCGACTCAAAAGTGCACTCAAATAAAGGAACAGGCAAAAAAACAGCGTGAGACTTGGTTAGTAGAGCAAGCTAAATATGCGCGTTTAGAAGATATCATGCAAGATCGCATTAATCTGCATTTGGTCGGTTATTTACTCGATAATGTATACACCTATTCGATAGCTGAAGCTACTCGCCGCACGGCACTGGTATTGACCACGCTTGATAGATTATTCGTCGGTACGCTCGATAGCTTGGCGCAAAAGTGGTTGAAGGAGTACAGTAGCGAGACCGGGCATCAGCAAGGCATGGGGATTATCGAAGATAGCGCCATCGAACAAGTCACTGACAGTATTATCCATGATGAGCTGCGCCAGTTTCAGAGTCGGCTGTATTATGAGCAGCCCAAACTGTATGCGCTATTAGACCAGCAGGGCAAACTGACAGCGGTTAGCGACCATAAAAAGTTTGTAACGCGCTCGCTCAACTTTATCTCTGCGCCTATTGATGAGATAAGTCTCGATGAGGACTTCGATTTTAGTGCCTATGAGCAGCTACTTGATGAGTTTGGAGAGTTGGATTTAGCAGATATTCAACCCTATTTAGATCCTGACTATAGAAAATCGCAAGGGTTTCATGGCGGTTCTAATTTATTCAAACAGTTTGACGCCATTGTTGAAGTGCAGCAAAAAATAGCGGAACATCAGCTTAGATTTACTAGCCATTTAAGTGAGCGTGAGACCAAAATTCTTACCTCGTTGAAGGATTCTAGATATCCCAATGAAGAAGGCAAAATTAAGAACTTTAAAAAAAATACAGAAAAGCAGCATGAGGCGTTTTATAAGTTAGAAACTATTAAAAAGTTAATGGCTATATTGGATAGGGTCGAAAAATTAGACCGACATATCATTTTTTTACTCGCCACTCTTAACCGCCATATTGTGCTCGCGGTACGTAATCGATTACCAGTCATTTTAGAAGAGCGCGGCGAGACCACTTATAGTTTACAAATGGTGCGTTTGAACCAAGCTTTAACGGGCAGGCAAGGACAAAAGCTGGCGCGTTATATTCGTCATCATTACCCCGTCGCTTTGATTGATGAGTCGCAAGATATCAATGGCGAGCAGGCCATTATGATTGAAAGTATTTATTTGCCCAAAAGAAGCAAACCATCAGCAACTGATAAAGCGTCAGCCACTAAAAAGTCCCGTCATGAGTTTTTGCTGTTAGTTGGTGACCCCAAGCAAGCTATTTACGGCTTTCGTGGTGGCGATGTCGCTAACTACAATTATATGAAAGCTCAGTTTGATAAAAGCAGCCTTTGGACACTAGATATCAATCGTCGCTCAAATGCTGGTGTGATTAATGCGCTAAACTGCTGGTTTGGTATGCCAGCGGCAACGACTACTGATAATAAATTAGCGCAACTAGGGAGTGGTATTTATTATCAACATATCAAAGCTGCAAAACCAGAAAACCAGCTGTCTTGGTTTAATGCGCCAGATTCTCAAAATTCTCAAAGTCAGCTAGTAACTGAAGTGTTATCAAATCAGCCTGTGAGCTTATTGCATCTGCCTGATGGTAAAGATACTGAGCTTGAATACGATGAGTTTGAAATCACAGCGCGGCATATTGCCACTTTACTTAATAGTGCGCAAACCTTGGATGGCAAACCAATTCAGCCTAGTGATATTGGCGTGCTGGCACGGGCCAAAAAAGATTTAAAACGGGTGGAAGACGAGCTAGTAAAGCTCAATGTGCCGACCTTGACCACCAGTGATGTCAGCATCTTTGAGACGATTATGGCAGAAGATGTGGCAGCACTACTAAGCGCCATGTTATATCCGTATCGTCATGACATCATCAATCGGGTGCTGACCAGTCATCTGTATGGCCTGAGTATCAAAGATGTCAAAGCCATGATGACAGCTCATGAGTCAGGCCATGAATCAAAGATGCTGGATACTAGCAATACCGTATTGAACAACCAAACTATTAATAATAAAACTATCGATAACAAAAAAAGCTATCAAGACTTTATTAGCTATATAAAAGAAGGCGCGCAGCGTTGGCAGCACTTTGGTATTTTGTCAGCGCTACATTACTTACTAGATAAAAGCCCCGTACAGTCACAAGGCGTCTGGCAAGCCTTAGCCGCGCACAAGGACGGTGACCGTCACATCATGGACTTGCGTCACGTGATGGACGTCTTGGCGCAGTTCGGTATTGGCATGGGCGAGCATGAGCTATTGGCGTGGTTCAGACAACATATAGAGGCGGCGCCCAATAGCGATTGGGCTAAGCAGTATCCGCTACCCACAGAGTCAGGCGTGCAGCTGATGACCATTCATAAGTCAAAGGGGCTGGAGTTTCCCATTGTTTATGTGCTCGGTATGGGCGATGCCAGTAGGAAGTCGGGCAATAAGGAGCAGTATGGCCTATATCTATATAACAACCAGCAAGCTCCAACCCTGCTAGCGCAGCAAGCGACAGGCAATCAGCGCCGCTTTTCACCTGTGCAAGCTTCTGCGACTACTGAGAGTTATTTTACGGATATCGAAACTCAAGAGGGTTTTGATGAATTGCGCAGGCTCGGCTACGTTGCCTTTACTCGCGCCAGTGAGCAGCTTTATGTGGTATTAAAAGACCCAACCAATAAATCAGGATTTGATTTAAAGCCCGTGTTTTATTGGTTTGATTCCGAGGAAGCAAAGTTTGAATTACCGGATAGGCTCAAAGGAACGATAGGGATGCTTAGAGCGCACAATGTTAATGGTTTTTACGATAATAACTATGCTAAAACGAAAGGTTTAAATAACGATGCCAAGCTTGTTACTACCAAGCCGACAACGGAGCCTATTGAGTACGCTGATTTTGCAGAGGTCATGAAGACCAGTTATTTCTATGGCTGGGCCAAGACCAGTTTTACCGCTTTGGCCCGTCAGCTTGATGAATCGACGCAGGCGATAGCAGTAGTGGATGAGCGTATTGATGATGCTATAGATATTGATATGACAGAAACTTCCGTAGCGGTTGGGACTTCACTTAATATCAATGAATCTCTTGAACCCGTTGGTAAATTAAGTCTCAAGTCAACAGACGATATCCGCTTTACCTTTGTCAAAGGCGCTAATGCTGGTACTTTTTTGCATGAGATATTTGAAAAAATAGACTTCAATGATAAAAGCAATTGGTCACATGTTATCGATAGAGCGATTAGTAGCTATCAGTTGCCACTGGTCTATAGCAGTGCTGAGCAGCAAAGCCGTATATTACAAGCCAAGCAGAAGCAAGGGAGTCATTCGCTAGATTTAGATACTATAGATTTAGATACTATAGATTTAAAAACCATAGATTTAAAAACCATAGATTTAAAAACCATAGATTTAAAAACCATAGATGTAAGCGCACATGAGGCCTTGATAACTTGGATTGAGGAGGTGCTTGCAGCGCCGCTCTTAGCCTCAAATCAGCCTTTGCAGTCTATTGATGCAAACAAACGTTTTGCTGAATTAGAGTTTAACATGGGCTTGTCTGAGACCTTTAGAGCGCAGGATATTAATAATCTCTTTGAGCAGTATCTCCCGAATGAGACTGACAAACACGTCAACCTCGTCCCGCAAAACAAAGCGCATTTGTATCGTTACCTGCGCGGCGAGATTGATTTGGTCTATGAGCATGCTGGCAAGTATTATGTGGTCGATTATAAGAGTAATTTTTTAGGAAATAGCCTAAGCGATTATAATGAAAACACCCTCAAACAAGCGATGTCTAAAGCAGGCTATTGGTTACAAGCGGCCATTTATCAAGTGGCGTTACATCGATTCCTTGCTATACGAATTAGTGATTACGAAGGCAATGAAGATAAGTATCTAGGTGCGGTCGAATACGTCTTTCTGCGAGGTACTTATGACTCAAACGCTACTGTCTCACCCAGTAATGATAGCTCTGATCGTAGCGACCCGATGTTCAATTATCGTTATGGATTAGTCACTTGGGATATTCCGATTGATTTTATTAAGGCCTTAGATGCATTGTTTGGCATTCCTAATTAG
- a CDS encoding exodeoxyribonuclease V subunit gamma: MFNIIQSHRTERLVDELLQAYQAKNQPIFAEFIVIVPSMVLGDWLDKTIASRAGISTLVTTTFWGQYQWTLMQDVLSRHNTYLLAQNSEAAILNVPEVAVLSPTVMQWRLFGYLTYYQESIVADKKHPVNPLLASLIDEPQEELDLDKAQQDKAQQDARIWQLASDLARVFNRYLTHREDWLALWSHNKALDVDALIADKDALSLRFDKYARGTPEWLVEHYIELEVAQRFLWSNLFADVHLHRVALEEVFWSALKHNKANERAQLPKVLRIFTIQQLPQTELDFLQRLSQYMDITLLHYNPSKLFWADIVDKSWLQRQQIINPESVFLRDYGHSLLSRLGKQSRDTFAMLANLSGNEHYQDALVDWQDKFDDQLYDADNLNQPSSFQNPQDIPSLLRRLQNDVLMLDEKATQQATAAKVSQAMSAQIEPSFEQEKQQTPWYEDEVLENKRFEKERFWNLSAQDNSLSIHSCHSLQRQLEVLRIMIGRWLNEPIKSGEKKRHISEIVVLMPDVERHHALISSIFVSGKGQDGLTLPAKVTGVVDADIRQLWEAIIGFYKLLGSHSARFEAAEVLDWLMLPPLFESFGLTHEQMSRGCDLLVEAGFIRGFDEGHLKQTLDSNDFDYRFSFAQALDRLTLGFVMPEASASDCLYPLAESDWPSTAMPEMSLPLPQVSLSDAMIVEALCRIYSGLNDRRHDHTQKMKAEQWLEQIETQVIHRYFGDVDQTRTMRAIYNAMNGFKSGLRANRHYRQYASSDSANKEVEQKLAGVEQLPLKLSFMLDSIEAELESQQVSAEPTGVITFGRFGALRNVPFELVVMLNMDLSEFPARDRDNRYDLMKATISRRGDRVSEDDDNGAFLDAMLCARSACWIFYNGQSLTDTHEHLPANPVSELLQFLQGEVQWQINSLDALEVLPEHIDPTTESLKRYLPKLIKQWLVTEHPALPFHESLFETEIEDAEDFQQQAELQTENNTQNRTQANSKERNASDDANELDAILNKAMRKTKLAQKKQFPPAPLWQAVFKTLKNRESSVHAQLVSLPTKAQYESIAQLLSQGQLGQLDQIDTQTFNQAFNKNLASLADMLELDASLNINSDASEGNKTLNQALFDSVFNIAEIDIEGVLAYQVRHPAKAFLRTQKVHVVQGEEATTLQEPLFLDHLNTYKIKEYLINDMVNGTASDNIATDNAAAQMASQTLMYQKIMPAGVARQTTLPNQQQKLQQQCLEFKEQLVANGFDDFNASNEGTEDSVKGLQLLTPTTERPVQIELAAVLNHTDSKPLLKLLPETIKIKGPVPISVPMSVSKSVDTSNSHSNLSYSDESPKQWLNILPNSASPKHLLKFWLSHLYWQVARRTTAEQVALGDGVSIWRFNKPSSQVKKYENVTAFKLSPIVYQEAVIELIKWAIFGKLAGQVPITLLPEYALSYLDKSLKVEENGGGGYWPKRADFSDWLRPGYHVDTVYDTCSQHAIWQYVLREQDAFNALSMALTTLAQPLYAPMFRALECLDS, translated from the coding sequence ATGTTTAATATCATTCAGTCGCACCGTACCGAACGCTTGGTTGATGAGTTGTTACAAGCTTATCAGGCCAAAAACCAGCCTATCTTTGCAGAATTTATCGTCATTGTACCCTCAATGGTACTGGGTGATTGGCTGGATAAAACCATTGCCAGTCGCGCCGGTATCAGCACCTTGGTGACAACGACCTTTTGGGGCCAGTATCAATGGACACTGATGCAAGATGTATTAAGCCGCCACAACACCTATTTGTTAGCGCAAAACTCTGAAGCGGCAATCTTGAATGTGCCTGAAGTGGCGGTGTTGTCACCTACAGTGATGCAGTGGCGCTTATTTGGCTACTTGACCTACTATCAAGAATCGATTGTTGCAGATAAAAAACATCCGGTGAATCCACTACTGGCGTCTTTGATTGATGAGCCGCAAGAGGAGCTCGATCTAGATAAAGCTCAACAAGATAAAGCCCAGCAAGATGCCCGTATTTGGCAGCTGGCAAGCGATTTGGCGCGGGTGTTCAACCGTTATTTAACCCATCGTGAAGATTGGTTAGCACTGTGGTCGCATAATAAAGCGCTGGATGTAGATGCGTTGATAGCCGATAAAGATGCCTTGTCACTGCGCTTCGATAAGTATGCACGTGGCACTCCTGAATGGCTGGTTGAGCATTATATTGAATTGGAGGTTGCCCAGCGTTTTTTGTGGTCGAACTTATTTGCTGATGTACATCTGCACCGGGTAGCGCTAGAAGAGGTGTTTTGGTCAGCTCTTAAGCACAATAAGGCAAATGAGCGTGCACAGTTGCCTAAAGTATTGCGTATTTTTACCATTCAGCAGCTGCCGCAGACTGAGCTTGATTTTTTGCAGCGCTTATCACAGTACATGGATATCACCTTATTGCACTATAATCCCTCCAAGCTATTTTGGGCGGATATCGTTGACAAGTCTTGGCTACAACGTCAGCAGATTATCAATCCTGAAAGTGTGTTTTTGCGCGATTATGGACACAGCTTACTATCGCGTTTGGGTAAGCAGTCGCGCGATACCTTTGCTATGCTGGCTAACTTATCGGGGAATGAGCACTACCAAGATGCCCTTGTGGACTGGCAAGATAAATTCGATGACCAGCTTTATGATGCTGATAACCTTAATCAACCCAGCAGCTTTCAAAACCCTCAAGATATTCCCAGTTTACTAAGGCGCCTGCAAAATGATGTGCTAATGCTTGATGAGAAGGCAACCCAGCAAGCCACCGCTGCAAAGGTCTCACAAGCGATGAGCGCGCAAATAGAGCCAAGCTTTGAGCAAGAGAAGCAGCAAACCCCATGGTATGAAGATGAGGTACTTGAGAATAAACGCTTTGAGAAAGAGCGCTTTTGGAACTTATCTGCGCAGGATAATAGCCTAAGCATTCATTCTTGCCATAGTCTGCAACGACAACTTGAAGTGCTGCGTATTATGATTGGGCGCTGGCTAAACGAACCTATCAAATCTGGCGAGAAAAAACGCCATATCTCAGAAATTGTAGTATTAATGCCCGATGTCGAGCGCCACCATGCGCTGATTAGCTCTATTTTCGTTAGCGGGAAGGGTCAAGACGGTTTGACCTTGCCTGCAAAGGTGACCGGTGTCGTCGATGCCGATATTCGCCAGTTATGGGAAGCGATTATCGGCTTTTATAAACTGCTAGGCAGTCATAGCGCCCGTTTTGAGGCCGCTGAGGTTTTGGACTGGCTGATGCTACCGCCGTTATTTGAAAGTTTTGGATTGACCCATGAGCAAATGAGCCGAGGTTGCGATTTATTGGTTGAGGCAGGGTTTATTCGCGGTTTTGACGAGGGGCATCTCAAGCAAACGCTGGATAGTAACGACTTTGATTACCGTTTTAGCTTCGCACAGGCTTTAGATAGATTGACTTTGGGGTTTGTGATGCCAGAGGCGAGCGCCAGTGATTGCTTATATCCCTTGGCAGAGAGTGATTGGCCGAGCACAGCCATGCCTGAGATGAGCTTGCCGCTACCACAAGTGAGTCTGAGCGATGCGATGATTGTGGAAGCCCTTTGCCGCATTTATAGCGGCTTGAATGACAGACGTCATGACCACACCCAAAAAATGAAAGCAGAGCAGTGGCTTGAGCAAATTGAGACCCAAGTAATTCACCGCTATTTTGGCGATGTCGATCAGACCCGCACCATGCGTGCTATCTATAATGCGATGAACGGCTTTAAATCTGGCCTACGCGCCAATCGTCATTATCGGCAATATGCCAGTAGCGATAGCGCCAATAAAGAAGTGGAACAAAAGCTGGCAGGGGTTGAACAGTTGCCGCTCAAACTAAGCTTTATGCTAGATAGTATCGAGGCTGAGCTTGAGAGTCAGCAAGTCAGTGCTGAGCCTACGGGGGTGATTACCTTTGGGCGCTTTGGGGCTTTAAGGAACGTGCCTTTTGAGCTGGTGGTTATGCTCAACATGGACTTATCTGAGTTTCCTGCGCGGGACCGTGATAACCGCTATGATTTGATGAAAGCGACCATTAGCCGCCGTGGTGATAGAGTTAGTGAGGATGATGATAATGGTGCATTTTTGGATGCAATGCTGTGCGCGCGTAGTGCGTGCTGGATATTTTATAATGGTCAAAGCCTGACGGATACCCATGAGCACCTGCCCGCTAATCCGGTGAGCGAGTTGCTACAGTTTTTGCAAGGCGAGGTGCAGTGGCAGATAAATTCACTAGATGCATTGGAGGTCTTACCTGAACATATTGACCCCACTACCGAAAGCCTAAAACGCTATTTGCCTAAGCTAATTAAACAGTGGCTGGTGACTGAGCATCCAGCATTGCCTTTTCATGAAAGTCTGTTCGAAACAGAGATTGAAGACGCTGAGGACTTTCAACAACAAGCTGAACTTCAAACTGAAAACAACACTCAGAACCGTACTCAAGCCAATAGCAAAGAAAGAAACGCTTCCGACGATGCCAATGAGCTTGACGCTATCTTGAATAAAGCCATGCGTAAGACCAAGTTGGCGCAAAAAAAGCAATTTCCACCGGCGCCGCTTTGGCAAGCGGTATTTAAAACCTTGAAGAACAGAGAGTCTAGCGTACACGCCCAATTAGTAAGTTTACCGACAAAAGCGCAGTACGAATCCATTGCTCAACTGCTTAGTCAAGGGCAGCTTGGACAATTAGACCAAATAGATACTCAAACTTTTAACCAAGCTTTTAATAAAAACTTGGCGTCATTGGCAGATATGTTAGAGCTAGATGCTTCTTTAAATATTAATTCTGATGCTAGCGAAGGGAATAAAACGCTTAATCAAGCTCTATTTGATAGCGTATTTAATATCGCTGAGATAGATATCGAAGGGGTGCTGGCTTATCAAGTGCGTCATCCTGCCAAGGCTTTTTTGCGTACTCAAAAGGTGCATGTGGTGCAAGGCGAGGAGGCCACGACCTTGCAGGAGCCGCTGTTTTTAGACCATTTAAATACTTATAAGATTAAAGAGTATTTGATTAATGACATGGTGAACGGTACGGCTAGCGATAATATTGCTACGGACAATGCCGCAGCGCAAATGGCCAGTCAAACCCTAATGTATCAAAAAATCATGCCCGCAGGCGTGGCTCGCCAAACTACTTTGCCCAATCAACAACAAAAGTTGCAGCAGCAATGTCTGGAATTTAAAGAGCAGCTAGTAGCTAATGGTTTTGATGATTTTAATGCGTCTAATGAGGGTACAGAAGATAGCGTTAAAGGCTTGCAACTACTGACGCCAACCACTGAGCGTCCGGTGCAAATAGAGCTGGCGGCTGTGCTAAATCATACTGATAGCAAACCGTTACTTAAACTACTGCCAGAGACTATTAAGATAAAGGGCCCAGTACCAATATCAGTGCCAATGTCAGTATCAAAATCAGTAGATACTTCTAACTCGCATTCCAATCTATCCTATAGCGATGAGTCGCCCAAGCAGTGGTTAAATATCTTACCCAATTCTGCCAGTCCTAAGCATTTACTCAAGTTTTGGTTATCGCATCTGTATTGGCAAGTGGCGAGACGTACTACGGCAGAGCAAGTAGCGCTGGGTGATGGGGTGAGCATTTGGCGCTTTAATAAACCCAGCTCGCAAGTCAAGAAATATGAGAATGTGACTGCCTTTAAGCTCAGCCCGATAGTTTATCAAGAGGCAGTGATTGAACTCATTAAATGGGCAATTTTTGGGAAGCTGGCAGGTCAAGTACCTATTACTTTGTTGCCAGAATATGCGCTTAGCTACCTTGATAAGTCTCTAAAAGTTGAAGAGAATGGTGGCGGCGGCTATTGGCCAAAACGTGCCGATTTTTCAGACTGGTTAAGACCGGGCTACCATGTAGATACGGTATATGATACTTGCTCGCAGCATGCGATTTGGCAATACGTATTACGTGAGCAAGATGCGTTTAATGCCTTATCTATGGCGCTAACGACTTTGGCACAGCCACTGTATGCGCCGATGTTTAGGGCCTTAGAATGTTTAGACAGTTGA